One part of the Aspergillus luchuensis IFO 4308 DNA, chromosome 5, nearly complete sequence genome encodes these proteins:
- a CDS encoding spherulation-specific family 4 protein (CAZy:GH135;~COG:S;~EggNog:ENOG410Q2PQ;~InterPro:IPR021986;~PFAM:PF12138): MSDGGRHHFQRQKPVISSFIHCPSFIPFGGQYITLQGPIQLVLDGLVLTPSFWKACRLVFRFPTFRHSFVDSQDFTAMFGSTSRLILGMLSCVALLPSQALAAHQHVGHRHHHPINPINPTQQPQPSTLITIAQGTAPTEAPSACYWAPSAVSSVIASASASAAAVVESNITAKVIIPFYVYPEAGAWTPMEELVAAFPNVHFTIIINPDSGPGSSSLPDSNFLTAVPRLTSYSNVLAIGYVPTEKGTRSISDVESDIKTYAGWPSASGNSSFAVHGIFLDEAPNAYSEELVSYYQQLANLIKESSGLGPENFVVTNPGTVPDSAYLTIPDSTVVFESPYDSFLSAVSEDSFSAIRGGNHSALATMVYSVPDTVHLPTLISQVGNISDQIFLGNTSSYTVYNSYMNQVIPLLLPVSS, from the exons ATGTCCGATGGGGGGCGCCATCATTTCCAGCGCCAAAAACCTGTCATCTcatctttcattcattgTCCCTCATTCATTCCGTTCGGGGGCCAGTATATAACCCTTCAGGGCCCCATCCAGCTGGTCTTGGATGGTTTGGTGTTGACTCCCAGCTTCTGGAAAGCCTGTCGCCTCGTCTTTCGTTTCCCAACTTTTCGTCATTCCTTTGTTGATTCTCAAGACTTTACCGCCATGTTCGGATCTACTTCTCGCCTCATCCTGGGGATGCTCAGCTGTGTGGCCCTCCTGCCCAGTCAGGCTTTGGCGGCACACCAGCACGTCGGTCACcgtcaccatcatcccatcaatcCCATCAATCCCACCCAGCAACCCCAGCCCAGCACCCTCATCACTATCGCTCAGGGCACCGCTCCTACTGAAGCCCCTTCCGCATGCTACTGGGCCCCATCTGCAGTATCCTCAGTAAttgcctccgcctccgcctctgcCGCCGCGGTAGTCGAGAGCAACATCACCGCAAAGGTCATCATCCCATTCTACGTCTATCCCGAAGCTGGCGCCTGGACCCCCATGGAAGAACT CGTCGCGGCTTTCCCGAACGTCcacttcaccatcatcatcaaccctgACAGCGGTCCCGGCTCCAGCAGTCTCCCTGACAGCAACTTCCTGACCGCTGTTCCCAGGCTCACCAGCTACAGCAACGTACTCGCCATCGGATACGTCCCGACAGAAAAGGGCACCCGCTCCATTTCGGATGTCGAGAGCGACATCAAGACTTACGCCGGCTGGCCCTCCGCCTCCGGTAACTCCTCCTTCGCCGTACacggcatcttcctcgacgAAGCCCCCAACGCCTACAGCGAGGAGCTGGTCTCATACTACCAGCAACTCGCCAATCTCATCAAGGAGAGTTCCGGCCTGGGACCGGAGAACTTT GTCGTGACCAACCCCGGCACAGTCCCTGACTCGGCCTACCTCACCATTCCCGACTCCACCGTGGTCTTCGAGTCGCCCTACGACTCGTTCCTAAGCGCCGTGTCGGAAGACTCATTCTCTGCCATCAGGGGCGGAAATCACAGCGCGCTGGCTACGATGGTCTACTCCGTTCCGGATACCGTGCATCTGCCGACTCTCATTAGCCAAGTTGGAAATATCTCCGACCAGATCTTCCTGGGGAATACGAGTTCGTATACCGTGTATAACTCGTACATGAACCAGGTGATTCCGTTGTTGTTGCctgtttcttcttga
- a CDS encoding uncharacterized protein (COG:S;~EggNog:ENOG410PR9R;~InterPro:IPR043472;~antiSMASH:Cluster_5.12), with protein MMPATTSPLPHIHLLCMDEIFIHAFESVLSTTTTSPQFPKITFHNCSLSYISPNIQFDVIVSPANSYGRLDGGFDDAISRAFSPTSDYLALTRHTQGILYRDYRGYLPPGSCTLIPIPEEFDHRSKNVWKTRYLALCPTMRVPQDVRWDREIVYECIWSLLCAIDRHNCDVERTADGATRIDSLLMTPFATGCGFVSPEKWARQMILALNHYVDAVQNPEKWSSLDLGQAMVYSSEVARTWEL; from the coding sequence ATGATGCCTGCTAcaacttcccctcttccccataTTCATCTCCTCTGCATGGACGAAATATTCATCCATGCCTTCGAATCTGTCTTGTcgacaaccaccacatctcCCCAATTTCCTAAGATCACTTTCCACAACTGCTCCCTCTCTTATATCTCCCCGAACATTCAATTCGATGTGATCGTCTCCCCAGCCAACTCCTACGGCCGGCTAGACGGTGGCTTCGACGACGCCATCTCACGTGCCTTTTCCCCAACGTCAGACTACCTCGCCTTGACTCGCCACACGCAGGGTATTCTCTATCGCGACTATCGAGGCTACCTGCCTCCGGGATCATGTACGCTCATCCCTATCCCGGAGGAGTTTGACCATCGGTCGAAGAATGTCTGGAAAACGAGGTACTTGGCGCTCTGTCCGACCATGAGAGTGCCGCAGGATGTGCGCTGGGATCGGGAGATTGTGTATGAGTGTATCTGGAGCTTGTTGTGCGCTATCGACAGACATAACTGTGATGTTGAGAGGACAGCAGACGGGGCAACGAGGATTGATAGTCTCTTGATGACCCCGTTTGCGACGGGGTGTGGGTTTGTCTCGCCTGAGAAGTGGGCCAGACAGATGATCCTGGCGCTCAATCATTATGTCGATGCGGTGCAAAATCCGGAGAAGTGGTCCAGTCTGGATCTGGGTCAGGCTATGGTATATTCGAGTGAGGTGGCGAGGACTTGGGAGTTATAA
- a CDS encoding uncharacterized protein (COG:S;~EggNog:ENOG410PX56;~InterPro:IPR021858;~antiSMASH:Cluster_5.12), giving the protein MAHAAAHVAHRQGQTKSIESEKFRTLAVGIIAKWLADERKSTQDDTITAIARLLMFEKYWAIDDQWRAHKNGLVSVINARGGVENFRSSWRLHMVLFLAFSLAEPSRNSSPAHVWEISEYFTPATVHPAIELRLHQVNPQASQGLIAYPDIHETITFLASFSNLSGNASPNVQDHTLLCLFVLAVIFQESLYSSSPEFGRSFTDKLPVLNEALSKSKSIWKRSSQELYEFLMEDHFNLLLSPSARSFITKVAQNLVYLNESAQAAVAKCLLNKLLWQSQEVKADSHLQSDGTR; this is encoded by the exons ATGGCTCATGCGGCAGCCCATGTCGCACACCGTCAAGGCCAGACAAAGTCGATAGAATCGGAAAAGTTCAGGACCCTGGCTGTGGGCATCATCGCGAAATGGCTGGCCGATGAAAGAAAATCGACACAGGATGACACGATTACGGCTATTGCACGCCTCCTGATGTTCGAG AAATACTGGGCCATCGATGACCAATGGCGTGCCCATAAAAACGGCCTTGTCAGCGTTATTAATGCAAGGGGTGGGGTAGAAAATTTTCGGTCAAGTTGGCGTCTTCATATGGTTCTCTTCCT GGCGTTTTCTCTGGCAGAGCCGTCAAGAAATTCCTCCCCAGCGCATGTCTGGGAAATCTCAGAGTACTTTACCCCCGCCACCGTGCATCCAGCAATCGAACTTCGACTACACCAGGTTAACCCACAGGCCTCCCAAGGGCTGATCGCTTACCCTGATATTCATGAAACGATAACATTCCTGGCGAGTTTCTCGAACTTATCGGGAAACGCATCGCCCAATGTCCAAGATCATACACTCCTCTGCTTGTTCGTACTTGCTGTGATTTTTCAAGAGTCACTCTACTCGTCATCGCCGGAATTTGGTCGCTCCTTCACCGACAAATTGCCAGTATTAAACGAAGCTCTGTCTAAGAGCAAGAGTATATGGAAACGCTCTTCGCAGGAGCTATATGAGTTTCTGATGGAGGATCATTTCAATCTCCTGCTCAGCCCCTCAGCTCGCAGCTTCATCACAAAGGTGGCCCAAAACCTGGTTTATTTGAATGAGTCCGCACAAGCAGCTGTCGCAAAATGCCTTCTCAATAAACTCCTCTGGCAGAGCCAAGAGGTGAAGGCTGATTCACATCTCCAAAGTGATGGAACGCGTTGA
- a CDS encoding uncharacterized protein (COG:F,H;~EggNog:ENOG410PJUW;~InterPro:IPR038271,IPR001248;~PFAM:PF02133;~TransMembrane:12 (o39-56i68-87o107-129i193-213o233-252i273-294o323-346i367-386o392-413i433-453o465-483i495-516o);~go_component: GO:0016020 - membrane [Evidence IEA];~go_function: GO:0022857 - transmembrane transporter activity [Evidence IEA];~go_process: GO:0055085 - transmembrane transport [Evidence IEA]): MARFGSRVVSALELESSQDSRWSNEDLLPTPPEQCTWRWWNYVSFYWSISFTNWTLGSTMIGIGLNWWQSIIVIFVSQLISSVAMAFNSRAASVYHLGFPCVGRSVFGMWGSYYFVGARAVLAIVWFAIQMDFGAEYMYNILRAIFGHHYTDIPNHIPSSAGITTQKMLAFFLCWLVHLPFCHFRPYQLRKFFIFKTFISLPAMFGLFIFAMANTKGQLGTMYTAEARSTTATAWMIIAGINSGLGNTATLITNQPDYCRWTKTRNAPLWTQLLSNPIAVTLSASLGILATAAINNKYGTDIWNQWDMMEFILDHYWSGTTRFAVFLVAFAWLVQILGTNIAANMISFGADSSMLFPRFINMRRGQYIVQTLAWAVVPWEILTSATKFEDFLSGYALFMGAVVAIMVCEYFCFAKGNIFLSSLYDGTKLNKNYRYYGGWNIQAVIAYIIAIALPFPGTFILSSPITHQILIITCTGFVGSLGASVSITATRMGDLGWILSFTTAFVMYYIICTFWPTENQKLIKKQGLTWEQTAQDTDPQDFYLNGAGLGGADEPVAAHQQVVVEKGVVEKDI; encoded by the exons ATGGCCAGGTTTGGCAGTCGGGTGGTCTCCGCCCTCGAGCTGGAATCCAGCCAGGACTCGCGCTGGTCTAACGAAG ATCTGCTTCCCACTCCTCCGGAGCAGTGCA CCTGGCGCTGGTGGAACTATGTCTCGTTCTACTGGTCCATCTCTTTTACCAACTGGACCTTGGGATCG ACCATGATCGGCATCGGTCTTAACTGGTGGCAGTCGATTatcgtcatcttcgtctCCCAGCTCATCTCGTCCGTCGCCATGGCATTCAACTCGCGCGCCGCCAGTGTATATCATCTTGGATTTCCCTGCGTCGGGCGCAGCGTGTTTGGCATGTGGGGGAGCTACTACTTTGTCGGTGCACGAGCGGTGCTGGCCATCGTGTGGTTTGCCATTCAGA TGGACTTTGGCGCCGAATACATGTACAACATTCTGCGGGCGATTTTCGGTCACCATTACACCGACATCCCCAACCACATCCCATCCAGCGCAGGTATCACCACGCAGAAGATgctggccttcttcctctgctggcTGGTGCATCTGCCCTTCTGCCATTTCCGTCCCTACCAGCTGCGCAagttcttcatcttcaagacCTTCATTTCCCTGCCCGCCATGTTCGGATTGTTCATTTTCGCCATGGCCAACACTAAGGGTCAGCTGGGGACGATGTACACGGCCGAGGCACGATCCACGACAGCAACCGCCTGGATGATTATTGCGGGAATCAACAGTGGCTTGGG TAACACGGCCACGTTgatcaccaaccaacccgACTACTGCCGCTGGACTAAAACTCGCAATGCCCCGCTCTGGACCCAGTTGCTCTCGAACCCGATCGCGGTGACGCTCTCGGCGAGTCTGGGTATTCTGGCGACAgccgccatcaacaacaaataCGGCACCGACATCTG GAACCAATGGGACATGATGGAATTCATCCTGGACCATTACTGGTCCGGCACGACCCGATTTGCCGTGTTCCTCGTGGCCTTTGCCTGGCTGGTACAGATCCTCGGAACCAACATCGCGGCCAACATGATCTCCTTCGGTGCCGATTCCTCCATGCTGTTCCCCCGATTCATCAACATGCGTCGCGGACAGTACATCGTGCAGACGCTCGCGTGGGCCGTCGTGCCATGGGAGATTCTCACGTCGGCGACGAAGTTCGAGGACTTTTTGTCCGGATATGCGTTGTTCATGGGTGCTGTCGTGGCCATCATGGTGTGCGAGT ACTTCTGCTTCGCTAAAGGCAACATTTTCCTCTCATCCCTGTATGACGGCACGAAACTCAACAAAAACTACCGATACTACGGCGGGTGGAACATCCAAGCCGTGATCGCATACATCATTGCCATTGCGCTGCCATTCCCTGGTACATTTATCCTTTCATCTCCCATAACTCAccagattttaataattaccTGTACAGGTTTCGTCGGCTCTCTCGGCGCCAGCGTCTCCATAACCGCGACCCGCATGGGCGATCTCGGGTGGATCCTATCCTTCACGACCGCATTCGTGATGTACTACATCATCTGCACGTTCTGGCCCACGGAGAACCAGAAATTGATTAAGAAGCAGGGGTTGACGTGGGAGCAGACGGCTCAGGATACGGACCCGCAGGACTTCTATCTTAACGGGGCGGGACTTGGGGGTGCGGATGAGCCGGTGGCGGCTCATCAGCAGGTGGTCGTTGAGAAGGGGGTCGTGGAGAAGGATATATAA
- a CDS encoding ankyrin repeat domain-containing protein (COG:M;~EggNog:ENOG410PKKZ;~InterPro:IPR002110,IPR020683,IPR036770;~PFAM:PF12796,PF00023,PF13637;~go_function: GO:0005515 - protein binding [Evidence IEA]), with amino-acid sequence MPCTPRPFKAPVPNASPALEAVAEKLRASGSRRLLTAEGIRSLSTSTKNLVDNLYTNVRKNCWADAICETPASLRSGRMDPTGRWHLRNPHVSAFTDNLSHAIQLGDIDEVDYHLSSGRMPLNTCDREGNSLLHLALTSGHLGIADLLLESGASPQYSFDPEVPELDQLFQCPDRVAPQLSSIRVDILRLLLRYGAQIRRFPTLNILFDSPGNAPELLQLLIKNYPDVLHERSKSGHTILHSAAAFGTPEVCDLLLARAPHLRTTYTDWDVTPLHMAILERNEPTACFLISADMSLQTRHGYDRTELFLAACMGLRRVVKLLLSTTALFAYPPQKWVSDAKAAVRVALYMGNTEIVDMIRRNLGLSWRSCLSPFLTCPRPALTPSIINIRGIETRRSRSRRARSVRDHAHTHRPQRSGEAGWQNVNGSGNVSAPAHSLAAVSNSGTGNPLDGGEVVGDAMSLDAQVDRFLNSVGGSGQSTLGVMDTVVESIEEL; translated from the exons ATGCCTTGCACGCCTCGCCCCTTCAAGGCCCCCGTGCCCAACGCCAGCCCGGCTCTGGAAGCTGTGGCCGAGAAGCTTCGTGCCAGCGGCAGCAGAAGACTCCTCACGGCAGAAGGCATCAGATCACTCTCCACCTCGACGAAGAATCTCGTCGACAATCTATATACCAACGTCCGCAAGAACTGCTGGGCAGACGCCATCTGCGAAACCCCAGCAAGCCTCCGCTCCGGTCGAATGGACCCAACTGGTAGATGGCACCTTCGTAACCCTCACGTCTCCGCCTTCACCGACAACCTCTCCCACGCCATCCAACTCGGCGACATCGACGAAGTCGACTACCACCTGTCGTCCGGCAGGATGCCCCTCAACACTTGCGATCGCGAAGGaaattccctcctccacctagCCCTAACTTCCGGTCACTTGGGTATCGCCGATCTCCTACTTGAGAGTGGAGCCAGCCCCCAGTACAGCTTCGACCCGGAAGTCCCTGAGCTCGACCAACTCTTCCAATGCCCCGATCGTGTGGCCCCGCAGCTCAGCTCTATCCGCGTCGACATCCTCCGTCTGCTACTTAGATACGGCGCCCAAATCCGCCGATTCCccaccctcaacatcctcttcGACTCCCCCGGGAACGCCCCAGagctccttcagctccttaTCAAGAATTATCCGGATGTGCTCCACGAACGCTCAAAATCAGGccacaccatcctccactcgGCCGCCGCGTTCGGCACCCCGGAGGTTTGCGACTTGCTGCTCGCTCGTGCTCCGCACCTCCGCACCACATACACAGACTGGGACGTGACGCCTCTCCACATGGCGATCCTGGAGAGAAATGAGCCGACTGCCTGCTTCCTCATCTCGGCCGATATGAGCCTGCAGACGCGCCACGGGTACGACCGCACCGAGCTGTTCCTAGCGGCATGTATGGGCCTGCGTCGCGTCGTCAAGTTACTATTATCGACTACGGCGCTCTTCGCGTATCCGCCGCAGAAGTGGGTTTCGGATGCGAAGGCCGCTGTCCGCGTCGCGCTGTACATGGGTAATACCGAGATTGTGGATATGATTAGACGGAATTTAGGATT aTCATGGCGCTCATGCTTATCCCCGTTTCTTACATGTCCCCGGCCTGCTCTGACCCCGAGTATTATTAACATCCGGGGAATTgagacgaggaggtcgaggagtAGACGCGCTAGGAGTGTCAGGGATCATGCTCATACTCATCGTCCGCAGCGGTCTGGTGAGGCTGGGTGGCAGAATGTGAATGGGAGTGGGAATGTCTCTGCTCCTGCTCATTCCCTCGCTGCTGTATCCAATTCGGGAACTGGTAATCCTCTGGACGGTGGTGAGGTCGTGGGCGATGCTATGAGTTTGGATGCCCAAGTTGATCGGTTCTTGAACAGTGTGGGTGGGAGTGGACAGAGTACGCTTGGGGTTATGGATACGGTGGTGGAGAGTATTGAGGAGTTGTGA
- a CDS encoding uncharacterized protein (COG:S;~EggNog:ENOG410PY6S;~InterPro:IPR000210;~antiSMASH:Cluster_5.12;~go_function: GO:0005515 - protein binding [Evidence IEA]), protein MSKRRPLPANTRRKGTPAEDGGDKKIKLESIPSGAFTNILQTDVIILSTKGSDSEFRVHTGLLKSKCSALYKSHIEKAVDDYVCMDTEASTLSALVGWVYTGEYPEKADLEKSDIKCASNHEESVECKIADSVSDNIQLYVFCDRHGIPELASLAITQMKKIMSRMGDSRIHVSGALIPAVRFALSKLKDNDPLFAYLAHFAAYHIEILKCSGSFCTLLSDHPNFAFSILHYAGPAKKKPE, encoded by the exons ATGAGCAAACGCAGGCCTCTGCCTGCCAACACAAGACGTAAAGGGACACCCGCAGAAGACGGTGGtgataaaaagataaagcTTG AATCCATACCCAGTGGCGCTTTTACGAACATCCTCCAAACCGATGTCATTATACTTAGCACAAAGGGCTCCGACTCGGAATTCAGAGTCCACACGGGGCTCTTAAAGTCCAAGTGTTCTGCTCTCTACAAATCCCACATAGAAAAAGCAGTAGACGATTATGTCTGCATGGATACAGAGGCCAGCACACTCTCTGCTCTTGTCGGGTGGGTATATACAGGAGAATACCCCGAAAAGGCGGACCTTGAGAAGAGCGACATCAAATGCGCATCCAACCATGAAGAATCCGTCGAATGCAAGATAGCCGATTCGGTCTCCGACAACATCCAGCTCTACGTGTTTTGCGACAGACATGGTATCCCAGAATTAGCAAGCCTTGCAATCAcacagatgaagaagatcatgtcTAGGATGGGCGATAGTCGGATACATGTGTCGGGGGCTTTGATACCGGCTGTACGGTTCGCTCTTTCCAAGCTCAAGGACAACGACCCATTGTTCGCCTATCTTGCACATTTCGCAGCCTACCACATCGAGATCCTCAAATGCAGTGGTAGCTTTTGCACGCTACTAAGCGATCATCCCAACTTTGCATTCAGCATTCTTCACTATGCAGGGCCCGCAAAAAAGAAGCCAGAGTAA
- a CDS encoding uncharacterized protein (antiSMASH:Cluster_5.12) has translation MSEDQDSDSTTTEYQFVFGTDQPGARSHAMRQFWRRRHQALQSSPQTTRPQLRTLLPKDYSSESRGYQQDASQGQTPDPPEGEGREGSAYAKSPASDVDHGHQSSIIQGPGPKFPIDLSAKDQEIFSSWLDLHASFGPGLSQSTGFDPVRDVW, from the exons ATGAGCGAAGACCAAGACTCGgattcaacaacaaccgagTACCAGTTTGTATTCGGTACAGACCAGCCAGGCGCCCGCAGCCATGCGATGCGACAgttctggaggaggaggcaccAGGCCCTCCAAAGTTCCCCCCAGACCACTCGACCTCAGCTTAGGACACTACTTCCGAAGGACTATAGCTCAGAGAGCAGAGGGTATCAGCAGGATGCGTCACAGGGTCAGACCCCCGATCCACCAGAGGGTGAAGGTCGAGAAGGCTCCGCCTACGCGAAATCTCCAGCTTCAGACGTCGATCACGGGCATCAGTCCTCGATCATTCAAGGGCCAGGTCCCAAGTTTCCGATAGATCTGTCGGCTAAAGACCAAGAGATCTTCTCTTCAT GGCTCGATTTACATGCTAGCTTTGGCCCCGGCTTGTCACAGAGTACTGGGTTCGACCCTGTACGTGATGTCTGGTAA
- a CDS encoding putative cell wall organization protein/glutathione transferase (Gto3) (COG:O;~EggNog:ENOG410PH9N;~InterPro:IPR036249,IPR040079,IPR036282,IPR004045, IPR016639;~PFAM:PF13409,PF13410;~antiSMASH:Cluster_5.11;~go_function: GO:0004364 - glutathione transferase activity [Evidence IEA];~go_function: GO:0005515 - protein binding [Evidence IEA];~go_process: GO:0006749 - glutathione metabolic process [Evidence IEA]), with translation MTIHQAGTADSWHGIIPSTDFPAEPDRYHLYIGHFCPFAHRVNFVRHLKGLTDIIKTSVVRAYPKGDLKGWPGWKFPESDDEYPGSTVDHLYGEDYLHKVYFRADPEYKGRYSVPLLWDTKTGTAVCNESLQMLRWLPKAFNSQIPSSLAEIDLYPSHLQAKIDAISPWMQSDVNSGVYKAGFTDTQEEYDRNVVRVFGALNKLERIVAQNGGPFVLGKEMTELDVMLYVTLIRFDVVYVEHFKCNLGTIRHDYPVLHNWLKGMYWDVKAARDTTDFKHIKENYTKSHWHINPKAITPLGPYPDIEEGVERDWAKLRVGGVKHPAVLEHEASIPDVSQ, from the exons ATCCCGAGCACCGACTTCCCCGCCGAACCCGACCGCTACCACCTGTACATCGGACACTTCTGCCCATTTGCTCACCGCGTCAACTTTGTCCGACACCTCAAGGGCCTCACCGACATCATCAAAACCAGTGTTGTGCGAGCGTACCCGAAGGGAGATCTCAAAGGCTGGCCGGGATGGAAGTTCCCCGAATCGGACGACGAGTACCCCGGGTCAACGGTGGATCATCTATACGGAGAGGATTACCTGCATAAGGTATATTTTCGGGCGGATCCCGAATATAAAGGACGGTATTCGGTGCCGCTCTTATGGGATACGAAGACAGGGACAGCAGTTTGTAAT GAAAGTCTACAAATGCTCCGCTGGCTCCCCAAAGCATTCAACTCCCAGATCCCATCATCGCTGGCGGAAATCGACCTCTACCCTAGCCATCTACAAGCAAAGATCGACGCCATCAGTCCGTGGATGCAATCGGACGTGAACTCGGGTGTGTACAAGGCCGGATTCACAGACACGCAGGAGGAATACGACCGTAATGTGGTTCGGGTATTCGGGGCACTGAACAAGCTTGAGCGCATTGTCGCGCAGAATGGGGGTCCATTCGTGCTAGGGAAGGAGATGACGGAGTTGGATGTGATGCTGTATGTGACATTGATTCGATTCGACGTGGTGTATGTGGAGCACTTCAAGTGTAATTTGGGAACCATCCGTCATGATTACCCGGTGCTGCATAACTGGCTCAAGGGGATGTATTGGGATGTGAAGGCTGCGAGGGACACTACGGACTTCAAGCATATCAAGGAGAAC TATACGAAGAGCCACTGGCATATAAACCCGAAGGCGATCACACCGCTAGGCCCGTACCCGGACATCGAGGAGGGCGTGGAGAGAGATTGGGCAAAGTTGCGAGTTGGAGGTGTGAAGCACCCGGCTGTGTTGGAACATGAAGCCAGTATCCCCGATGTAAGCCAGTAG
- a CDS encoding uncharacterized protein (COG:S;~EggNog:ENOG410PS7K;~InterPro:IPR014710,IPR011051,IPR013096;~PFAM:PF07883;~antiSMASH:Cluster_5.12): MVRKGAIIDKSDQLCALVMCAEPHSCSAVHHHGEQDTIVYAAKGHGSIVFDGGKQRKDLSPGDFAIIPAHTEHQEMNQSDQDVEWVITRAGRKPITVNLEGWSNPSS; encoded by the exons ATGGTTCGGAAGGGAGCTATTATCGACAAGTCGGATCAGTTGTGTGCATTAG TCATGTGCGCCGAGCCACATTCCTGCTCGGCTGTTCACCATCACGGTGAGCAGGATACTATCGTTTATGCCGCAAAGGGCCATGGTTCCATTGTATTCGATGGAGGAAAGCAGCGCAAAGACCTCTCCCCAGGTGACTTTGCTATCATTCCTGC TCACACTGAGCACCAGGAGATGAACCAATCAGACCAGGATGTCGAATGGGTTATCACTAGAGCAGGAAGAAAGCCGATCACGGTGAACCTGGAAGGTTGGTCTAATCCCTCTAGCTGA
- a CDS encoding alpha/beta hydrolase (COG:S;~EggNog:ENOG410PQ5B;~InterPro:IPR000073,IPR029058;~PFAM:PF12697;~antiSMASH:Cluster_5.12) — MVSVPTIVLVPGAWCTPIVYDALRATLTSRGLSSTAIAHPSIGAEPPSKTLADDVAHLRSELVSMIDEGKDIILVLHSYGGVVGSGAVEGLGKAERAQQGKQGGVVMVVYMSAFAIPKGKSLLDMLGGRFLPFMKAEGDYVHCLEGPEYGFHDIPPADQELWTSRLTHTSIAVFSGASTFEPWHVMPTAYIICEEDRALPPHVQKQMAEMLNTKWIYQLKSSHSPYLSMPDKVADILEELAGKALTSGAGNSANL, encoded by the exons ATGGTTTCTGTCCCAACTATTGTCCTGGTTCCCGGTGCGTGGTGCACGCCAATCGTCTATGATGCTCTGCGTGCTACTCTAACCTCGCGTGGTTTATCTTCGACGGCCATTGCCCACCCCTCCATTGGTGCGGAGCCACCCTCGAAGACTCTGGCCGACGATGTTGCCCACTTACGGTCCGAGCTAGTCTCGATGATCGACGAGGGAAAAGACATCATCTTAGTGCTACATTCATACGGTGGAGTTGTCGGGTCCGGGGCGGTCGAAGGGTTGGGCAAGGCAGAACGCGCGCAACAGGGAAAACAGGGTGGGGTTGTCATGGTCGTGTACATGAGCGCGTTTGCCATACCAAAGGGGAAGAGTCTCCTGGATATGCTGGGAGGCCGGTTCTTGCCGTTCATGAAGGCAGAG GGTGATTACGTGCATTGCCTTGAAGGACCCGAATACGGTTTCCACGACATCCCACCTGCCGACCAAGAACTGTGGACATCCCGGTTGACACACACTTCTATTGCTGTATTCTCCGGTGCCTCGACCTTTGAGCCTTGGCATGTTATGCCGACCGCCTATATCATCTGCGAGGAAGATCGGGCACTTCCTCCACATGTGCAGAAGCAGATGGCAGAAATGCTGAACACAAAGTGGATCTATCAGTTAAAGAGTTCCCATTCGCCGTATCTGAGCATGCCAGACAAGGTGGCGGATATTCTGGAGGAACTCGCGGGCAAGGCTTTGACTAGTGGTGCGGGAAACTCCGCCAATTTGTGA
- a CDS encoding uncharacterized protein (SECRETED:SignalP(1-18)), translating into MKFILLSALSFLAVFATANPIDIDVGAVVSGAADAAASVGADVDAAVGDII; encoded by the coding sequence ATGAAGTTCATCCTTCTCTccgccctctccttcctggcCGTCTTCGCCACTGCCAACCCCATTGACATCGATGTCGGCGCGGTGGTCTCGGGCgctgcagatgcagcagccAGCGTTGGTGCGGATGTAGATGCCGCTGTTGGTGATATTATCTAA